One Kushneria konosiri genomic window, TGCGAGCACTGACCCGCCCCTGTCGCATCGAACTCTGGACCGATTCCCAATATGTCCGACAGGGCATTACCCAGTGGATTCATAACTGGGTCAAAAAGGACTGGAAAACAGCATCAAAGGCCCCGGTCAAGAATGCCGAACTCTGGAAGATGCTGCTGGAAGAGTCTCGCCGACATGATATCGAATGGCACTGGCTAAAGGGTCATGCCGGCCATGAAGGCAACGAGCTTGCCGACCGATTGGCCAATGACGCCATGGATGAACTC contains:
- the rnhA gene encoding ribonuclease HI gives rise to the protein MSDEVRPHVIIHTDGGCRGNPGPGGWGAVLRSGPHEKCLKGSEAHTTNNRMELMAAISALRALTRPCRIELWTDSQYVRQGITQWIHNWVKKDWKTASKAPVKNAELWKMLLEESRRHDIEWHWLKGHAGHEGNELADRLANDAMDELRTREKTS